The genomic segment GAATAGGTATTTTGTAAATGTCCCTTAATTGAAATTTGTCTGATGTCTTTCTCATGCTTAGACTGAGGTTATGGGCTTTGGAAGGCAGACCACAGAAGGTGCCATTCTCATCATGTCATATCAAGGGTACACATTATCAGCTCATCTTTTCCTTGTAGATATTGACCCTGATCACCTGACTGAAATAGTGTGTGTCAGTTTCTCCACTCTAAAGTTGttcttttccctccttttcaTACTGTACTCTTTCTAAGGAAGTTACTATGCTCAGCCCACACTAACTTGACAGGCAAGTATCTATATAGTATTTGAATTCTTCTGAATGGGAGACTTGCCTACTTCTCTAATCAACCTGGCAAATCCTGCTCTACACTTCTTGTGTCTGCAAGAGTTACATGCTAAGGTGTGAAATCTGGCAGGATGAGATGGAGTCATAGAAAGGTCTGGTAAAAATTCTCATCAGTTCTTAattcagagaaattaagaaaaggtAGATGTTGTGCCTCTATACTAGTGGAGGAGGGGACCATGAGAAGATAAAGCAGCCCTCCAACCAAGTGATTAATTACACTTAGAGAGGAGGGGAAGTTTGTTGGAAAGTGCAGGGGACAGAGGAGTGTGGTAGTAAATTCCAAGTGTGAACTTCAGTATGGGCAGTATAATTACAGAAAGGCCAGTAAACCTAGGAATTTGGGGAAAACTACTATCAGTGAGCTTATCTATTCCCAGCATCTCTTGGacgtgaaatcatctccctgccCCCTAGATGTGAAAACTGCCATTTAACATGTCATTTTATTCCCAAAGAGGGTCGTGCAGATACTTGTCTTTTTGAATtaggttggattttttttaacctttgaaattgaggcagctTTAAAAAATGAGGAGTTGGCcagcacggtggttcatgcctataatcctagcactttgggaggccgaagtgggagggtCTCTTgcgtccaggagtttgagaccagcctgggtaacacggaaAACCCCATctgaacaaaaaatataaaaattaaccaggcgtggtggcgtgcgcctatcgTCCTCGTTACAGGTGCTTcgggatcgcttcagcccaggaggttgaggctgcaccgctgcattccagcatgggcagcagagtgagaccttgtctcaaaaaaataaaataaaaagtaaacgaGGAGTTGGGTTACTATATCATCTGGGTGCTCTGTTTTGGACCATTCTGGTTCatactctgttttctcttctccctgcAGAACTCCATCCGGCACAACCTGTCGCTGCATAGTCGATTCATGCGGGTCCAGAATGAGGGAACTGGCAAGAGCTCTTGGTGGATCATCAACCCGGATGGGGGGAAGAGCGGAAAAGCCCCCCGGCGGCGGGCTGTCTCCATGGACAACAGCAACAAGTATACCAAGAGCCGTGGCCGCGCAGCCAAGAAGAAGGCAGCCCTGCAGACAGCCCCTGAATCAGCTGACGACAGTCCCTCCCAGCTCTCCAAGTGGCCTGGCAGCCCCACGTCACGCAGCAGTGATGAGCTGGATGCGTGGACGGACTTCCGTTCACGCACCAATTCTAACGCCAGCACAGTCAGTGGCCGCCTGTCGCCCATCATGGCAAGCACAGAGTTGGATGAAGTCCAGGACGACGATGCACCTCTCTCGCCCATGCTCTACAGCAGCTCAGCCAGCCTGTCACCTTCAGTGAACAAGCCATGCACGGTGGAACTGCCACGGCTGACTGATATGGCAGGCACCATGAATCTGAATGATGGGCTGACTGAGAACCTCATGGACGACCTGCTGGATAACATCACGCTCCCGCCATCCCAGCCATCACCCACTGGGGGACTTATGCAGCGGAGCTCTAGCTTCCCATACACCACCAAGGGCTCTGGCCTGGGCTCCCCAACCAGCTCCTTCAACAGCACGGTGTTTGGACCTTCATCTCTGAACTCCCTACGCCAGTCTCCCATGCAGACCATCCAAGAGAACAAGCCAGCTACCTTCTCTTCCATGTCACACTATGGTAACCAGACACTCCAGGACCTGCTCACTTCGGACTCACTTAGCCACAGCGATGTCATGATGACACAGTCGGACCCCTTGATGTCTCAGGCCAGCACCGCTGTGTCTGCCCAGAATTCCCGCCGGAACGTGATGCTTCGCAATGACCCAATGATGTCCTTTGCTGCCCAGCCTAACCAGGGAAGTTTGGTCAATCAGAACTTGCTCCACCACCAGCACCAAACCCAGGGCGCTCTTGGTGGCAGCCGTGCCTTGTCGAATTCTGTCAGCAACATGGGCTTGAGTGAGTCCAGCAGCCTTGGGTCAGCCAAACACCAGCAGCAGTCTCCTGTCAGCCAGTCTATGCAAACCCTCTCGGACTCTCTCTCAGGCTCCTCCTTGTACTCAACTAGTGCAAACCTGCCCGTCATGGGCCATGAGAAGTTCCCCAGCGACTTGGACCTGGACATGTTCAATGGGAGCTTGGAATGTGACATGGAGTCCATTATCCGTAGCGAACTCATGGATGCTGATGGGTTGGATTTTAACTTTGATTCCCTCATCTCCACACAGAATGTTGTTGGTTTGAACGTGGGGAACTTCACTGGTGCTAAGCAGGCCTCATCTCAGAGCTGGGTGCCAGGCTGAAGGATCACTGAGGAAGGGGAAGTGGGCAAAGCAGGTCAGTGCCCAATGCTATGGCGTAAAAATAACAATATGGGGATCAGGGGGGATCTCTGGGGGAGCCTGTCTTCTCTTTACTTTGAACTTCATTCCACATTGAGAACCGTGGAGCAGTGGTGCACATAATATGGCTCCCAGCCAGTTCCATCTCAGGGTTTTACCTGCAAACCAGATAGGGCTGTCAGGTGCCCTTCCCCACAGTTTGCTGATAGTTCAGAAATTTACTGCTAGTGAAGAGAACACATACACATTCAGAGATCACATTCTTTTTTGCATCCAGTTGTCCTCACTGGCCTGTGACACAGGTTGCCCTACTTGATGGACGGATGAGAAtagaagagaaggagagggatGGTCATACTTCAGGGTCAAGGACCCCAGCCAAAGGGCTTTCCTAGAAGGACTCTCTGGTCCATCACTGCTTTTGTCAATCTTCAGTGTTACAGGTTCTTCATCTTTGGTTGCTTGTAATGATGGGCAGGTGCTTCTAATTTACCTGCAGAATATGTATTCTGGACTCTTTCATATATGAATATTTCTAACAAGCAAAATCTGTTAATCTTTATCTAAGTACTAAGCATCTTTATTAGCTAGCACTCAAGAgctaagcctttaaaaaagtaagaggccaggcacagtatctcatgcctataatcccaaaactatgggagactgaagcaggaattgcttgaggccaggagtcatagagaccaacatgggcaacataacaagactccatgtctacagaaaacttaaaaaattagctgggcatggtggcacacacttgtagccCCTGCTTctcaggagaatcccttgagcccaggagtttgaggctgcagtgagccatgatcgtgccactgcactccatcctgggcggtAAGAACAAGAACCTATCTCTTGGAAAAAAGCCAAGAAATTAAGTTGAAAGCACAAGTGTTTGTGTGAGGGAGTACTTACTCGTGTTCTTTTGCTTGTTCCCCAAACTATAAATGATGTCAGCAGTTTCCAAACATAGAGTGACACAGGTTGTGAATGGCGATGGAGATATTTTTCAATTGTGGCATTTTAATGTTCTTGGAACCACAAAGATCAGGCAGTGTGATGTGGTAAGAAAAGCATTTGATTGAAATCAGGAATTGAGGTTCAGGCCCACTTCTACCACTTTCTTGCTACCACTGTGGGTGTGTCTTAGGCCTCTTGAGTCTCAAATTCCagttttataaaatgaggataatagccCCCATTACTTCACAGGGTTATTACAAGAATCAAATGCACTAAAgcatgtgaaagtgctttgaaaactgCAGTGGGGTGAAATATGTACCATGCAACTAGGTATACTGACAAATGGGCAAGCAGgtagcccagagaggttaaatagtTTGCCCAAGGTTACAGAGCTAGATTCATTTCTTAAATGACTTGAACCCCCATAGTAGTTCTTCCTTATTCTGTCCaactggttaaaaaaaatggGGGACGGGGAGTGCTCTGAACTGGAGTCAAAGTAGCAGATAATAGACAAGCTTTCCCTAAAAACTCTCCTCTTCAAGAAGTAAGATGAACACTGGGATCTTCTACAACAGGTTTGCACCACTGGCCACCCGGATGTGAACGGGTTCTGTTCTGTGCCCCAGcccttttgctttgttttgtttcagtctCAGCAAGCTACTTACAGCCTTCTTTAAGTGGTGTAAAAAGCAAGGGAATTCAAAGCCGTAAAAACTTGAGCCTCGTTTAACCCTCCGCCACTGTGATGAAGGACTTACAAGGGTCTCCTGTGGTGAGCTCACTCCAGCTCATGGGTAGTTGCAGAATGGGGAATGTTAAGAGTGTTGTGATGCTAAAGCCTCTCAACTTTCTCAGGCATAAGAGACCCCTAATGGAACTCAGATATCTGATTTCAGTCATTTAATACCCCTTGAGATGGTGAAGAGACTGTAATGGAAGCTAAGTAGGGTGACAGTACTTCCATGCCGGCCAGTTCAGTACCATACCAGAACTTGGGCTGGTGGAGATTTGACTTTAGAAATGTAGATATCTGGCCTTTAGAAGACTAGTTTGTCTTCCTTTAAGGAGAAGAATATGGAAGATTTGTCTTTAGAAATGTAGATATTTggcttttaaaagaataaatggtttgtcttcctttaaaaatagGCTTTTAAAGACACGAATACATTTTAATTTGAGTGTGATTGTAAGGAGACCACTTTCTAGTTCATTGGAAAAATGTGTTCAGAAGAAAAGGCATCAGTTTTTGTCTAATTTTTCAAGTGTTGGTTTCCCTGTTGGTTGAACAGCAGATCTTTCTCGTATGTGTGTAATTCTAAAGGATTGTACAAAAAATTAAGGGAGATTTAAATACTTAGATTTTTTAAGGTTATCTGGTGAACTATGATtttgatgataataataaattattgcaTTGAGGATAATGCATTTCATTATTATATCCTAATGGAGCCTTAGTGTCATCTTTGCCTCAGAATATTTTGGGGGAGGTTGTTTTGAGAAGATACTTCTTCAGCTAAAAATGAAAAGTCACCAGATTTTCCTGAAAGTAGACTAGCTCAGCATGACCACAGAGCATTTAAAGAACCGTCCAAAGGGCAGTGGGGGCTGTGAGGGGATCTAGTTTCTGgtttagaatttccatttttgCCTTGGAATCCATTGTTCATTTCAGCAGCCAGGAGCACATGCAACCTGAagtgtattttttactttaaaacttaACTGTGACTATCACTTCATTGAAGACTCTCCTCAATTCACAGAATGGGGCTGAGGTCAGACTCTGATACCCCACTTTTCTCAAATTAACTGTCCCAGCTTCCCAAGAGTTGCTCTCTAATAACTTTCTTGGTTGAACTTTTTCTTAGTGTTTCTCCAGACTGACTTTCTGGCTTGCTCGCAGAAGGTCACGTGATGCTGCGTCTGAGCCTTCTTGTGTTGATGGAGCGGTCTGCTCAGTTGACAGGCAGTCTTGCTGAGGAGCTGTGGCAAGATGCTTCTCTGGAGGGCTGGGTGTTTCACACAGGTCATTCATTTTAGACCACGTGTAGAATCCTTTGACCCTTAGGTctatctggaaaagaaaaaatagccatgCTTTTTTTGGAGGGCTGGCTGCTGGGTCGTGAAGGGCACTGTGTTCTCTCAGGTGTTCATAAAGCTTGGTGCCCGTGTTTACAGTTGGTGGCAGAGATGGTCATGAGCT from the Macaca mulatta isolate MMU2019108-1 chromosome 4, T2T-MMU8v2.0, whole genome shotgun sequence genome contains:
- the FOXO3 gene encoding forkhead box protein O3 isoform X2, whose amino-acid sequence is MRVQNEGTGKSSWWIINPDGGKSGKAPRRRAVSMDNSNKYTKSRGRAAKKKAALQTAPESADDSPSQLSKWPGSPTSRSSDELDAWTDFRSRTNSNASTVSGRLSPIMASTELDEVQDDDAPLSPMLYSSSASLSPSVNKPCTVELPRLTDMAGTMNLNDGLTENLMDDLLDNITLPPSQPSPTGGLMQRSSSFPYTTKGSGLGSPTSSFNSTVFGPSSLNSLRQSPMQTIQENKPATFSSMSHYGNQTLQDLLTSDSLSHSDVMMTQSDPLMSQASTAVSAQNSRRNVMLRNDPMMSFAAQPNQGSLVNQNLLHHQHQTQGALGGSRALSNSVSNMGLSESSSLGSAKHQQQSPVSQSMQTLSDSLSGSSLYSTSANLPVMGHEKFPSDLDLDMFNGSLECDMESIIRSELMDADGLDFNFDSLISTQNVVGLNVGNFTGAKQASSQSWVPG
- the FOXO3 gene encoding forkhead box protein O3 isoform X1 produces the protein MAEAPASPAPLSPLEVELDPEFEPQSRPRSCTWPLQRPELQASPAKPSGETAADSMIPEEDDDEDDEDGGGRAGSAMAIGGGGSGTLGSGLLLEDSARVLAPGGQDPGSGPATAAGALSGGTQALLQPQQPLPPPQPGAAGGSGQPRKCSSRRNAWGNLSYADLITRAIESSPDKRLTLSQIYEWMVRCVPYFKDKGDSNSSAGWKNSIRHNLSLHSRFMRVQNEGTGKSSWWIINPDGGKSGKAPRRRAVSMDNSNKYTKSRGRAAKKKAALQTAPESADDSPSQLSKWPGSPTSRSSDELDAWTDFRSRTNSNASTVSGRLSPIMASTELDEVQDDDAPLSPMLYSSSASLSPSVNKPCTVELPRLTDMAGTMNLNDGLTENLMDDLLDNITLPPSQPSPTGGLMQRSSSFPYTTKGSGLGSPTSSFNSTVFGPSSLNSLRQSPMQTIQENKPATFSSMSHYGNQTLQDLLTSDSLSHSDVMMTQSDPLMSQASTAVSAQNSRRNVMLRNDPMMSFAAQPNQGSLVNQNLLHHQHQTQGALGGSRALSNSVSNMGLSESSSLGSAKHQQQSPVSQSMQTLSDSLSGSSLYSTSANLPVMGHEKFPSDLDLDMFNGSLECDMESIIRSELMDADGLDFNFDSLISTQNVVGLNVGNFTGAKQASSQSWVPG